One window from the genome of Camelus bactrianus isolate YW-2024 breed Bactrian camel chromosome 4, ASM4877302v1, whole genome shotgun sequence encodes:
- the RPP25L gene encoding ribonuclease P protein subunit p25-like protein, producing MEHYRKAGSVELPAPSPMPQLPPDTLEMRVRDGSKIRNLLGLALGRLEGGSARHVVFSGSGRAAGKAVSCAEIVKRRVPGLHQLTKLRFLQTEDSWVPTSPDTGLDPLTVRRHVPAVWVLLSRDPLDPNECGYQPPGAPPGLGPTPSSSCGPRPRRRARDSRF from the coding sequence ATGGAGCACTACCGGAAAGCTGGCTCTGTGGAACTCCCAGCACCTTCCCCGATGCCCCAGCTACCTCCTGATACCCTGGAGATGCGGGTCCGAGATGGCAGCAAAATCCGCAACCTTCTGGGGCTGGCTCTGGGTCGGTTGGAAGGTGGCAGCGCAAGGCATGTGGTGTTCTCAGGTTCCGGCCGGGCTGCAGGCAAGGCTGTCAGCTGTGCTGAGATTGTCAAACGGCGGGTTCCAGGCCTTCACCAGCTTACCAAGCTGCGCTTCCTGCAGACCGAGGACAGCTGGGTGCCAACCTCACCTGACACAGGCCTAGATCCCCTAACGGTACGCCGCCATGTGCCTGCGGTGTGGGTATTGCTCAGCCGGGACCCCCTGGACCCCAATGAATGTGGCTACCAGCCCCCAGGGGCACCCCCTGGCCTGGGCCCCACACCTAGCTCCAGCTGTGGCCCCCGACCCCGAAGAAGAGCTCGAGACTCCCGGTTCTGA
- the ARID3C gene encoding AT-rich interactive domain-containing protein 3C, with the protein MEALQRQQAARLAQGVGPLAPPRPPPPPRPSFPGSGSRTLQAPEGVLGEVGAEEEEDAQEDEDGEEAGAEDEVAEESRPGTRGTSSPSSQPPGPHPHEWTYEEQFKQLYELDADPKRKEFLDDLFSFMQKRGTPVNRVPIMAKQVLDLYALFRLVTAKGGLVEVINRKVWREVTRGLSLPTTITSAAFTLRTQYMKYLYPYECETQALSSPGELQAAIDSNRREGRRQAYTTAPLFGLAGPPPRGTPGPARGPVPGPGPAPPAPTPTPTPTPGLRSAQGSASGLPVHACAQLSPIKKEESGIPTSRLALPVGLAFGPAREKVAPEEPPEKRAVLMGPVDPPRHSAPPSFLPRGKVPLREEQLDGPLSLAGSGISSINMALEINGVVYTGVLFARRQPVPASQGPTNPAPPPPTGPPSSVSP; encoded by the exons ATGGAGGCCCTGCAGAGACAGCAGGCAGCCCGACTGGCCCAGGGGGTGGGGCCATTGGCACCTCCACGCCCACCGCCACCACCTCGGCCTTCCTTTCCCGGCTCTGGCTCCCGGACCCTGCAGGCCCCTGAGGGGGTCTTGGGGGAGGTCGGggctgaggaagaggaggacgCCCAAGAGGATGAGGACGGAGAGGAAGCCGGGGCAGAAGATGAGGTGGCTGAGGAGAGCCGTCCAGGGACCCGGGGCACTAGCTCACCTTCCAGCCAGCCCCCTGGACCTCACCCCCATGAGTGGACCTATGAGGAGCAATTCAAGCAG CTGTACGAGCTCGATGCAGATCCCAAGAGGAAAGAATTTCTGGATGACCTGTTTAGCTTCATGCAGAAGAGGG GGACTCCAGTGAACCGTGTACCTATCATGGCGAAGCAGGTGCTGGACCTGTATGCGCTCTTTCGCCTGGTGACCGCCAAGGGCGGCCTGGTGGAAGTCATCAACCGCAAGGTGTGGCGGGAGGTCACGCGGGGCCTCAGCTTACCCACCACCATCACATCGGCCGCCTTCACTCTACGCACCCA GTACATGAAGTACCTGTACCCGTACGAGTGTGAGACGCAGGCGCTCAGCTCCCCGGGGGAGCTCCAGGCCGCCATCGACAGCAACCGACGCGAGGGTCGCCGTCAGGCTTACACCACCGCCCCGCTTTTCGGCTTGGCGGGGCCGCCCCCTCGGGGCACTCCGGGCCCAGCTCGGGGTCCAGTTCCGggtcccggccccgccccacccgcGCCCACGCCCACGCCCACGCCCACGCCTGGGCTCCGCTCTGCTCAGGGCTCCGCCTCCGGCCTGCCGGTGCACGCCTGCGCGCAGCTGAGCCCCATCAAGAAAG AGGAGAGTGGAATTCCAACCTCTCGACTGGCACTGCCTGTGGGCCTGGCCTTTGGACCTGCACGGGAGAAGGTGGCACCAGAGGAGCCCCCAGAGAAGAGGGCTGTGCTGATGGGGCCTGTGGACCCACCTCGACACAGTGCACCCCCCAGTTTCCTGCCCCGTGGCAAGGTTCCCCTAAGGG AAGAGCAGCTGGATGGGCCTCTCAGTCTGGCAGGCAGTGGTATCAGCAGTATCAACATGGCCCTAGAGATCAACGGGGTGGTCTACACTG GTGTCCTCTTTGCCCGTCGCCAGCCTGTGCCAGCTTCTCAGGGCCCAACCaaccctgcacccccacccccaacagggCCCCCTTCCAGCGTCTCACCCTGA
- the DCTN3 gene encoding dynactin subunit 3 — translation MAAVTDVQRLQARLEELEHWVYGPGGSRGSRKVADGLVKVQVALGNIASKRERVKILYKKIEDLIKYLDPEYIDRIAIPDASKLQFILAEEQFILSQVALLEQVEALVPMLDSTHIKAVPEHATRLQRLAQIHIQQQDQCVEITEESKALLEEYNKTTMLLSKQFVQWDELLCQLEAAKQVKPAEE, via the exons ATGGCGGCTGTGACCGATGTGCAGCGGCTACAGGCCCGTCTGGAGGAGCTGGAGCACTGGGTGTACGGGCCAGGCGGGTCGCGCGGCTCGCGGAAG GTGGCTGATGGCCTGGTCAAGGTGCAGGTGGCTTTGGGGAACATTGCCAGCAAGAGGGAGAGGGTGAAGATTCTGTACAAAAAGA tTGAAGACCTAATCAAATACCTGGATCCTGAGTACATTGACCGCATTGCCATACCTGATGCCTCCAAGCTGCAGTTCATCTTAGCAG AGGAGCAGTTTATCCTCTCCCAGGTTGCGCTCCTGGAGCAGGTGGAGGCTTTGGTGCCCATGCTGGACAGCACTCACATCAAAG CCGTTCCTGAGCATGCCACCCGCCTGCAGCGCTTGGCCCAGATCCACATCCAGCAGCAG GACCAGTGTGTGGAGATCACTGAGGAGTCCAAGGCTCTCCTGGAGGAATACAACAAGACT ACAATGCTTCTCTCCAAGCAATTTGTGCAGTGGGATGAACTACTCTGCCAGCTAGAGGCCGCCAAGCAAGTGAAGCCAGCAGAGGAGTGA